The segment CGCCAGCACGATCAATGCATGGATTTCGATGTTCCGATGCGCGGCGGCAGCACGAAGCAGTCGACGTTCTTCACCGAAGCTGACCCGCCGGTCCCGTCCGGGCGGGAGCTTGGGCTTGCGCACGCGCGATACGGGATTGTCCTTGCAGATGCCCCACTCGATGATGGCAATGTTGAACAAGTCCCTGAGCAACGCCAGTTCGAGTCGCACCGTGTTGGGTGCGATGGGGCGGTTCGTGTTGCGGGAGGGCGACGAGAGGCGAATATCCCGGTAATTCGCGATATCCACCGTCGTCAATTCGGAAAGCACCTTCTCCCCGACGAAGCTCTTTGCAATCGTCGACGCGCGATACATTTCCTGCTTGTATCCCCGCTTCTCGATGGAGACGCTCTTTGTGTATTGGGCCAGCGCATCGCGTACGGTAATCGACGGAGAAGGCTTGAAGATGAGGCGACTTTCAATCAATTTTCGATCTCTAACTGCGCGCGATTATTCATGGGAGGCTTGTGCCTGGTGATTTGCCTCGAGAGTCAGTTCGACTGGGGCAATCAAATCGACCAATGGAACATCCAGGCTCCGCGCCAGTGCGAGCAAGGTGTCGAGAGTCGGGGAGCGAAGCCCGCGTTCAAGCAGCGAAATGTAGGTGCGGTCCAGATCCGTCGCCTTCGCGAGGGCGTACTGAGACAGGCCGCGGTCGTTGCGCAGCTTGCGCAGCGTCGCGGCAAATGCAATGTTGGCTTGGCTTTTCAAGATTCCGGCCCCTCGATCAGGGCCAAAATTCTCGACATGTAGACAATAGTCATCAGCAGACTATAGTCCGAATTTTGTAACCGGTGCGGCGG is part of the Burkholderia ubonensis subsp. mesacidophila genome and harbors:
- a CDS encoding helix-turn-helix domain-containing protein; its protein translation is MKSQANIAFAATLRKLRNDRGLSQYALAKATDLDRTYISLLERGLRSPTLDTLLALARSLDVPLVDLIAPVELTLEANHQAQASHE